From a single Vanacampus margaritifer isolate UIUO_Vmar chromosome 15, RoL_Vmar_1.0, whole genome shotgun sequence genomic region:
- the LOC144034647 gene encoding uncharacterized protein LOC144034647 isoform X5 has protein sequence MLHVCKDEEKKKSKSNSQSRSKRPHRGARSSSRSSSPRRRHSSEIQREKRTRRRTQSRSPLSSEIQREKRTTRRRTQSRSPHSSEIQREKRTRRRTQSRSPHSSEIQREKRTTRRRTQSRSPHSSEIQREKRKTRRRTQSRSPHSSEIQREKRTRRRTQSRSPHSSEIQREKRRTQSRSPHSSRHKHRSCSYTRPHSRSCERRPSRRSQDGRLSSKIHERRSSSRRRSRSSSRRRSRSSSRRRSRSSSRRRSRSSLPRRSRSSLPRQSRSSSRRRSSLQSHRDRHSSPNRSRERRPSPKESPAPQKSQRTSTKAERLAKMLLESSAVQSVPKQSDLETMVKTLAPALLAELEKMKSTPSRGSATMTSTAASSSAANKKPVVAKTTSGQLKAFSAKTKPVKASVPTFVTLGTVHPSLTYKEALQAQREAVLCYEKKEDEKLRNTRNLKIRGHPVSVLENKNNTTTMKMAHPQKNPPAPSKVLKTQTLKSASATPAAQGKGMNVPGKQITKLVKKVPVKAQVKPTCKVISEAQKAETSTVNPLRGTVVGKMDTADQQYTVVEEKRAPQPTKVTVPPQQAVVESNPLPTENVSDLQAPLKQGCPEPMEVDSSLLTEEQNHQTVGLQAKPAGGPMEDSAAKHTCELESSAVQQQAKTEAAVIEDVAPPRGSEVALAEDAVPPRGSDAALVVDSVPQRSSKTALAETSSQLGSEESLNEDAGSARNAEAAVKTDAAPSHNSDHAVKKEAVPPRGSDAAVKVDASPPRRFNNAAAPQPSEATAKKNAVPPCGSDAAVRKDVIPQGGANAASMTDLTGSRESGAIVKDNPAPQSGSIAEVTKDVVPPCGSDTPLQKGTAPPCGSSAAVKKDVAPQGGSNAASMTDLTGSRESGAIVKDNPAPQSGSIAEVTKDVVPPCGSDTPLQKSTAPPCGSSAVVKKDVAPQGGSNAASMTDLTGSRESGAIVKDKDNPAPQSGSIAEVTKDVVPPCGSDTPLQKSTAPPCGSSAVVKKDVAPQGGSNAVSMTDLTGSRESGAIVKDNPAPQSGSIGEVTKDVVPPCGSDPPLQKDAAPQCASDKIVKKNAAAQSGSNAAVKKDAALPCSSDAAQMHVMSPYVSDAAVEKDVAPQCGSNIVAKKDVAISHESDATCKDHAAPPSGSDAAAKEDAATSLESDAAAKNKAAPSHGSDATAKGDVAPPRGSGAVAKENAPPSHKYDTAAKEDVVPPHGSDEDPNRTIGERLKECLFKTRIACLKTKTLFMQKFFSLNLTQLLITNLPNDEHSYCKEDLIDLIKRFGFNNFDEDIYIIPQVKMAFVQMKEAKSVRAAVSAGSSGKLILKKFKLDVRVLATHIPMWPAGFYKSVMRMMNVNTRIGAQRIIYVKQIGPSETARVREALRNIDGVKNFMPLLCQIFVEFESPFDADRMGVWYFLHNQCPNYQLHRLGVPQLECPSLPPSLPEKAMPDSSEAFAGLTVPTTENDIPYGTCSPFYLTLKNVPYMFPTISPWFVIPRFKTVRNGYNIYEAELSGATAVRTVMLTGLPQEHYKHEDVAQLVRPFLTQKELESLHSDVHVLPLQRRAFVKFKSWNTCCRFVRGHFGKRLSVGSYKLTMHFVLENIFTDRSECNIYTSLMRLSNSYVGEVESLAERLLCVEISETQKDTIRLVLYLVSCHATFVNFLPLANKIYIEMTDSAGVECAVEQSKDFKPKSQRDRTAWLPVKYFVSFRLNNLKPHLRETKVNLEKDKAAPSAAPLAACPPTVPLMSPTAPSADPGQPAEKVALAPQVEEMADKEDDKKVACSIAEVATAVHDDKENILSKVEDGTLSASACGGNETETLSNNKTTAEEESNNNILTVDNKEEAPPVEEETLAECDDGLQPFDMEEFVTVDEVGDLEDSMGMVPSPSKRSSPHADPFPASKRTKAMASEESKSSVPPLPASSRSTRSSSRRSLSSGSNSAPPTRSTPKRSQKKAKNIHEGSPILPPADCQKNNLATASRESYQVLASVGDDQKSLPNGASHMKLDVSGDCGAEPQAAAVQENISQIENVEEEQAQAVSTPQVDEQENGGGQIQVTNAEEEDVDKEQMAESCQTNKDAVSDPPSADIDEHVLETSGGQPGKDTMASGQGEEEAEAHQVIDSVKEPPASTEIDRSVPEASETRAASSRALKGKVQTSSKKQEMCLVTDSLQVGQSSSTPEPGRRRSTRGKTQAPTTQMSAKDEPTLHIVDSVEDETGVTTRATRGKRGRPPKKVASSEKRAQEEKDATRRTPSRTSHESAKEKTPMRIEAIIKEEPIYQVLDQEKVSPAPRGRGRPKKKGKRIKIEKIDTVDEEAAATFQVVDSVEDETDQDLLSTENIPKKEDVTDGTSPAKLADEEEAAYQVVDSLEEDPAEEEGSATGVCGSVKTDGQQTEFGNEATKCEKKQEADVKDAELSQIKSTTQEDSPDGKKNETLPAAIALALDQVSDEEEDFSDDVAAKEPKERAEQERKKSQRWKRNRSRRSRPSRHEVELATLDQVEEAGKERAPGSDVSEGELALVSEGELALDQEEAIGQHPAEEAEQSEDCRNPETLLTLDEIGDEDEDGKNEALGTSQSAKRKRSYGTEDNTTLVALDQVGHVDEDVLRCGVEKRHRSASERISTGANQDETDVATSCDASRPPSVHLEEEKEEKTEKKPTGEEVEAKEEEEEELPAFAGQPVQSSLQKLGKRTAELVSTAAKRSRSESPCGAPAFVLPAYKANNPLGTEFVMPKSGFFCELCSVFYLKENAAKETHCSSRRHYNNLKNYYRKHEQNLRRSTQGSVSD, from the exons ATGTTGCATGTCTGCaaggatgaagaaaaaaagaagtccaagTCCAACTCACAGTCTCGGAGTAAGAGACCCCATCGTGGGGCTCGCTCATCTTCCCGCTCCAGCTCTCCCCGGCGCCGTCACAGCTCTGAGATCCAAAGGGAGAAGAGGACAAGAAGGAGGACTCAATCCCGCTCGCCTCTCAGCTCTGAGATCCAAAGGGAGAAGAGAACGACAAGGAGGAGGACTCAATCCCGCTCGCCTCACAGCTCTGAGATCCAAAGGGagaagaggacgaggaggaggactCAATCCCGCTCGCCTCACAGCTCTGAGATCCAAAGGGAGAAGAGAACGACAAGGAGGAGGACTCAATCCCGCTCGCCTCACAGCTCTGAGATCCAAAGGGagaagaggaagacgaggaggaggactCAATCCCGCTCGCCTCACAGCTCTGAGATCCAAAGGGagaagaggacgaggaggaggactCAATCCCGCTCGCCTCACAGCTCTGAGATCCAAAGGGAGAAGAGGAGGACTCAATCCCGCTCGCCTCACAGCTCCAGACACAAACACAG GTCTTGTTCTTACACTCGCCCGCACTCTAGAAGCTGCGAGAGGCGCCCTTCAAGGCGCAGCCAAGATGGTCGCTTGTCGTCAAAGATTCATGAGAGGCGGTCCTCGTCGCGCAGGCGGTCCCGGTCCTCGTCGCGCAGGCGGTCCCGGTCCTCGTCGCGCAGGCGGTCCCGGTCCTCGTCGCGCAGGCGGTCCCGGTCCTCGTTGCCTAGGCGGTCCCGGTCCTCGTTGCCTAGGCAGTCCCGGTCCTCGTCGCGCAGGCGGTCATCGTTACAGAGCCACCGCGATAGGCACTCGTCACCAAATAGAAGCCGCGAAAGACGGCCATCCCCTAAAGAGAGCCCTGCTCCACAGAAGAGCCAGCGGACATCAACTAAGGCAGAGAGACTTGCAAAGATGCTTCTGGAATCATCAG CTGTCCAGTCAGTGCCGAAGCAGTCTGACTTGGAGACGATGGTGAAAACTCTGGCCCCCGCCTTGTTGGCGGAATTGGAAAAGATGAAATCGACTCCTTCCAGAGGAAGTGCCACTATGACATCCACAGCTGCCTCCTCTTCTGCAGCCAACAAAAAGCCAGTGGTAGCCAAAACCACCTCTGGCCAGCTGAAAGCTTTCTCTGCCAAGACCAAG CCTGTAAAAGCCTCTGTTCCAACCTTTGTGACACTCGGAACAGTTCACCCTTCTCTCACCTACAAGGAGGCTTTACAAGCCCAAAGAGAG GCAGTTCTTTGTTATGAGAAAAAGGAAGATGAGAAACTGAGGAACACAAGGAACCTTAAAATAAGAGGACATCCCGTCTCAGTTCTGGAAAATAAG AACAATACTACCACGATGAAGATGGCCCATCCTCAGAA AAATCCACCTGCACCATCCAAAGTCTTGAAGACGCAAACATTAAAAAGTGCCTCTGCCACGCCTGCTGCTCAAGGCAAAGGGATGAATGTCCCGGGCAAGCAGATTACCAAGCTTGTGAAAAAAGTTCCAGTGAAGGCTCAGGTAAAACCCACCTGCAAGGTCATCAGTGAAGCACAAAAAGCTGAAACAAGTACAGTGAATCCACtaagaggcactgttgttgggAAGATGGACACCGCAGATCAGCAGTACACTGTGGTAGAGGAAAAAAGAGCACCACAACCAACAAAGGTGACAGTACCTCCACAGCAAGCAGTGGTTGAAAGCAACCCGCTGCCTACGGAAAACGTAAGCGACTTGCAAGCTCCGCTCAAGCAAGGGTGTCCCGAGCCCATGGAAGTAGACTCTAGTTTACTGACAGAGGAGCAGAACCATCAGACTGTCGGGCTTCAAGCGAAACCTGCAGGAGGACCGATGGAGGACTCAGCTGCCAAACACACATGTGAACTTGAAAGCTCAGCTGTGCAGCAACAAG CTAAGACAGAAGCAGCAGTTATAGAGGATGTGGCGCCTCCACGGGGTTCTGAAGTAGCACTGGCAGAGGATGCAGTGCCCCCACGCGGCTCGGATGCAGCACTGGTGGTGGATTCTGTGCCTCAACGCAGTTCTAAAACGGCATTGGCGGAGACCTCATCCCAACTTGGCTCTGAAGAATCATTGAATGAGGATGCGGGTTCCGCACGCAATGCTGAGGCAGCAGTCAAGACGGATGCGGCGCCTTCACACAACTCTGACCATGCAGTGAAGAAGGAAGCCGTGCCCCCACGTGGTTCAGATGCAGCGGTGAAGGTGGATGCGTCACCCCCGCGTCGCTTCAACAATGCAGCGGCCCCGCAACCCTCAGAGGCCACAGCAAAGAAGAATGCAGTGCCCCCTTGTGGTTCTGATGCAGCAGTAAGAAAGGATGTGATACCCCAAGGCGGCGCCAATGCAGCATCAATGACAGATTTGACGGGCTCGCGTGAATCCGGTGCAATAGTTAAGGACAACCCAGCACCCCAGAGTGGCTCCATTGCAGAAGTGACAAAGGATGTGGTGCCCCCATGTGGTTCGGACACACCACTGCAGAAGGGCACAGCGCCCCCGTGTGGTTCCAGTGCAGCAGTAAAAAAGGATGTGGCACCCCAAGGTGGTTCCAATGCAGCATCAATGACAGATTTGACGGGCTCGCGCGAATCCGGTGCAATAGTTAAGGACAACCCAGCACCCCAGAGTGGCTCCATTGCAGAAGTGACGAAGGATGTGGTGCCACCTTGTGGTTCGGACACACCACTGCAGAAGAGCACAGCGCCCCCGTGTGGTTCCAGTGCAGTAGTAAAAAAGGATGTGGCACCCCAAGGTGGTTCCAATGCAGCATCAATGACAGATTTGACGGGCTCGCGCGAATCCGGTGCAATAGTtaaggacaaggacaacccagcACCCCAGAGTGGCTCCATTGCAGAAGTGACGAAGGATGTGGTGCCACCTTGTGGTTCGGACACACCACTGCAGAAGAGCACAGCGCCCCCGTGTGGTTCCAGTGCAGTAGTAAAAAAGGATGTGGCACCCCAAGGTGGTTCCAATGCAGTATCAATGACAGATTTGACGGGCTCGCGTGAATCCGGTGCAATAGTTAAGGACAACCCAGCACCCCAGAGTGGCTCCATTGGGGAAGTGACGAAGGATGTGGTGCCCCCTTGTGGTTCAGACCCACCACTGCAGAAGGATGCAGCACCCCAGTGTGCCTCCGACAAAATAGTAAAGAAGAATGCAGCGGCCCAGAGCGGCTCCAACGCAGCAGTGAAGAAGGATGCGGCGCTCCCGTGCAGTTCTGACGCAGCACAGATGCATGTGATGTCCCCATATGTTTCCGACGCAGCAGTAGAAAAGGATGTGGCGCCCCAATGTGGCTCCAACATCGTAGCAAAGAAGGATGTGGCGATCTCTCATGAATCCGACGCAACATGTAAGGACCATGCGGCGCCCCCGTCTGGCTCAGACGCCGCAGCAAAGGAGGATGCAGCGACTTCGCTCGAATCTGACGCAGCAGCAAAGAACAAGGCGGCACCCTCACATGGCTCAGATGCAACAGCAAAGGGGGATGTGGCACCCCCGCGTGGCTCAGGGGCAGTAGCAAAGGAGAATGCGCCGCCTTCGCACAAGTATGACACAGCAGCAAAGGAGGATGTGGTGCCACCACACGGTTCTGATGAAGATCCAAATCGCACCATTGGAGAGAGACTGAAAGAATGTTTGTTTAAAACTAGAATCG CGTGCCTCAAAACCAAAACCCTCTTCATGCAAAAA TTTTTTTCGTTGAATTTGACGCAGCTGTTGATCACCAACCTTCCCAATGATGAGCACAGCTACTGCAAGGAAGACCTCATTGATTTGATCAAGCGGTTTGGATTCAACAACTTTGATGAGGACATCTACATAATTCCTCAAGTAAAAATG GCATTTGTTCAAATGAAGGAAGCCAAGTCCGTGCGTGCTGCAGTGAGTGCGGGGTCAAGTGGAAAATTAATTCTCAAAAAATTTAAGTTGGATGTGCGCGTCCTGGCAACACACATCCCCATGTGGCCG GCTGGCTTCTACAAGTCGGTGATGCGGATGATGAACGTT AACACGCGGATCGGCGCCCAGAGAATCATCTACGTCAAACAAATCGGGCCAAGCGAGACCGCCAGGGTCCGGGAAGCTTTGAGGAATATCGATGGTGTAAAAAATTTCATGCCACTCCTTTGCCAG ATCTTTGTAGAGTTTGAGTCTCCCTTTGATGCTGATCGCATGGGCGTTTGGTACTTTCTCCACAATCAGTGTCCTAATTATCAGCTTCATAGGTTGGGTGTGCCTCAACTTGAATGTCCTTCACTAC CACCAAGCCTTCCTGAAAAAGCCATGCCAGACAGCAGTGAGGCGTTTGCCGGGCTGACTGTTCccacaactgaaaatgacattccgTATGGCACCTGTTCCCCATTTTACCTGACCTTGAAGAATGTACCCTACATGTTTCCAACCATTTCCCCCTGGTTCGTCATTCCAC GGTTCAAGACAGTCAGAAATGGGTACAACATTTACGAGGCTGAGCTTAGTGGCGCGACAGCGGTGCGAACGGTCATGTTGACGGGCTTGCCTCAAGAGCATTACAAACACGAGGATGTGGCCCAGCTTGTGcgcccatttttgacccagaaGGAGCTTGAGTCACTGCACTCGGATGTGCACGTGCTTCCGCTGCAGAGGAGG GCATTTGTGAAATTCAAATCCTGGAACACGTGTTGCCGCTTCGTCCGCGGTCACTTCGGAAAGAGGCTGTCGGTGGGCAGCTACAAGCTCACGATGCACTTTGTCCTGGAGAACATTTTCACTGACCGCAGCGAG TGTAACATATACACATCGCTAATGCGGCTGAGCAACTCG TACGTTGGAGAGGTGGAGTCGCTGGCCGAGCGTCTGTTGTGCGTGGAGATCTCTGAGACCCAAAAAGATACCATACGCCTTGTTCTATATTTGGTCTCGTGTCATGCCACGTTTGTCAACTTCCTCCCTCTGGCCAACAAG ATATACATTGAGATGACCGACTCTGCAGGAGTTGAGTGCGCAGTGGAGCAATCCAAAGATTTTAAACCAAAGTCTCAGAGAGACCGCACCGCTTG GCTTCCAGTTAAATATTTTGTCAG TTTCAGATTAAACAACCTCAAACCGCACCTTCGGGAGACAAAGGTGAATCTTGAGAAGGACAAGGCCGCTCCGTCAGCCGCCCCACTGGCCGCATGTCCACCCACTGTGCCATTGATGTCTCCCACCGCTCCATCAGCTGATCCTGGACAACCCGCCGAGAAGGTCGCATTAGCACCACAGGTTGAAGAAATGGCAGATAAAGAGGACGACAAGAAAGTGGCATGTTCGATTGCTGAGGTGGCCACAGCTGTTCATGACGATAAAGAGAACATTTTGTCAAAGGTTGAGGATGGAACGCTGTCAGCTTCAGCCTGTGGTGGCAATGAGACCGAAACTCTTAGCAATAACAAGACAACAGCTGAAGAAGAGAGCAATAACAATATATTAACTGTAGATAATAAAGAAGAGGCTCCCCCCGTTGAAGAGGAAACACTTGCGGAGTGTGATGATGGATTG CAACCCTTCGACATGGAAGAATTTGTCACAGTCGATGAAGTTGGCGACCTGGAGGACAGCATGGGCATGGTCCCCTCTCCATCCAAGAGATCTTCCCCCCACGCGGATCCGTTTCCTGCTTCCAAGCGGACCAAAGCAATGGCCTCAGAAGAGTCAAAGAGCTCCGTGCCGCCCTTACCAGCCTCGTCCAGAAGCACCAGAAGCTCATCCAGAAGGAGCCTGTCTTCTGGGTCCAATTCGGCACCCCCTACAAGGTCCACcccaaaaagaagccaaaaaaaggcaaagaatATACATGAGGGAAGTCCAATTTTACCTCCCGCTGATTGCCAAAAAAATAACTTGGCAACGGCCAGCAGGGAAAGTTATCAAGTGTTGGCTAGTGTTGGCGATGACCAAAAATCTCTCCCGAACGGAGCCAGCCACATGAAGCTTGATGTCTCTGGAGATTGCGGCGCTGAGCCCCAAGCAGCTGCGGTTCAGGAAAACATcagtcaaattgaaaatgtagaGGAAGAGCAAGCACAAGCAGTTTCTACACCTCAAGTTGATGAGCAGGAAAACGGAGGAGGACAAATCCAGGTGACAAATGCGGAGGAGGAAGACGTTGACAAAGAACAGATggcagaatcctgccaaacaaACAAGGATGCTGTTTCGGATCCACCTTCAGCTGACATTGATGAACACGTTCTAGAGACGTCTGGTGGCCAGCCAGGCAAAGACACTATGGCCTCAGGACAaggagaggaagaagcagaagcACATCAGGTGATCGATTCTGTCAAAGAGCCGCCGGCGTCCACTGAGATTGATCGCAGTGTCCCAGAAGCGTCTGAGACGCGCGCCGCTTCAAGCAGAGCCCTCAAGGGTAAAGTGCAAACCTCTTCAAAGAAGCAAGAGATGTGCCTTGTGACGGATTCTTTACAAGTTGGACAGTCCAGCAGCACACCAGAGCCAGGTAGGAGGCGGAGCACCAGAGGAAAAACACAAGCGCCAACCACCCAAATGTCTGCGAAGGATGAGCCCACTTTGCACATTGTAGACTCTGTGGAAGATGAAACGGGCGTCACCACGAGGGCCACCAGAGGGAAACGAGGAAGGCCGCCTAAGAAAGTCGCATCTAGTGAGAAGAGAGCTCAAGAGGAAAAGGATGCCACGAGGAGAACTCCTTCGAGAACGTCACATGAAAGCGCTAAGGAAAAAACACCAATGAGGATTGAGGCCATTATAAAAGAGGAGCCCATCTATCAAGTCCTGGACCAGGAAAAGGTGTCTCCAGCTCCAAGAGGAAGGGGAAGACCTAAGAAAAAGGGGAAAAggataaaaattgaaaaaattgaCACAGTTGATGAAGAAGCAGCAGCAACATTTCAGGTTGTGGACTCTGTGGAGGACGAAACGGACCAGGATCTGCTCTCTActgaaaatattccaaaaaaggaagatgtGACCGACGGGACGTCTCCCGCAAAGCTAGCGGATGAGGAGGAAGCGGCGTATCAAGTGGTTGATTCGTTGGAGGAAGATCCGGCTGAAGAAGAGGGAAGTGCCACGGGCGTTTGTGGCTCAgtgaagacggacggacaacAAACTGAATTTGGAAACGAagcaacaaaatgtgaaaagaaacaaGAGGCCGATGTGAAAGATGCTGAGCTTTCCCAAATCAAGTCCACGACGCAGGAAGACTCACCGGACGGCAAGAAAAACGAGACTCTGCCTGCGGCAATTGCTCTCGCGCTGGACCAAGTGAGCGACGAAGAGGAGGATTTCTCCGACGACGTCGCCGCCAAGGAGCCAAAGGAGCGAGCCGAGCAGGAACGGAAGAAAAGCCAACGCTGGAAGCGGAATAGGTCCAGAAGATCGCGGCCAAGCAGACACGAGGTTGAGCTGGCAACGCTGGATCAAGTGGAGGAGGCCGGCAAGGAGCGGGCGCCAGGAAGCGACGTTTCTGAGGGGGAGCTCGCGCTGGTTTCTGAGGGGGAGCTTGCGCTGGACCAGGAAGAGGCAATCGGGCAGCACCCAGCCGAAGAGGCAGAACAGTCAGAGGACTGTCGGAACCCTGAG ACTCTTTTGACTTTAGATGAGATTGgtgatgaggatgaagatgggAAAAATGAAGCTCTGGGGACGTCGCAGTCTGCTAAACGCAAACGTAGCTACGGCACGG AGGACAACACAACCTTGGTGGCACTGGACCAGGTGGGACACGTTGACGAGGACGTCCTGAGATGCGGAGTTGAGAAGCGACATCGATCCGCTTCCG AGAGAATTTCGACCGGAGCGAACCAGGACGAGACCGACGTAGCGACCTCATGTGACGCTTCCCGGCCGCCGAGCGTGCACCTGGAGGAAGAGAAGGAAGAGAAGACCGAGAAGAAACCAACGGGGGAGGAAGTGGAggcaaaggaggaggaggaggaagagctaCCTGCATTTGCTGGGCAGCCTGTGCAGAGTTCACTGCAAAAACTGG GCAAACGTACAGCGGAGCTCGTTTCAACCGCAGCGAAACGATCACGGTCTGAGTCTCCATGTGGCGCGCCGGCTTTTGTTCTGCCAGCTTATAAAGCCAACAACCCTCTCG GTACGGAGTTTGTCATGCCAAAATCTGGCTTTTTCTGTGAGCTCTGCTCAGTATTTTACCTGAAAGAGAACGCAGCCAAAGAGACACATTGCAGCAGTAGGAGACACTATAACAACTTAAAG AATTACTATCGCAAGCATGAACAGAATTTAAGAAGATCTACTCAAGGCTCCGTCTCCGATTGA